Within Dictyostelium discoideum AX4 chromosome 4 chromosome, whole genome shotgun sequence, the genomic segment CTATAGGCTGTTAAGACGATACCATATCTGTCACAGAAATACTTTAAATTTGGTTGACTAAGGTATGGATGAACTTCAACTTGATTAATTGCCGGTTTAATTTTAGCATAAGTTAAGAGATCAACTAAATTTTGAACATTGAAATTTGAAACACCGATTGACTTAACCAATCCATATTCAACCAATTTCTCCATCTCTTGCCATGTTTCACGGATTGAAACTGCTGCTAGCACTGGTTCACCATCGCTGTCTCTCAATGGTTGAGTGGTTGTTCCTGATGGATCTGCATTTTCAAATGCAATTGGCcaatgaattaaatataaatctaAATATTCTAATCCTAAATCTTCCAATGTCTTTTCACAATGTTTACGAACTAAACTTGCATGATGGCATGAATTCCAAAGTTTACTaacataaaaaatatcttctcttttaatttctcctTCTGCAAATACTTCTTTTAATGCATGTCCAATCTCTTTTTCATTCATATAAATTGCTGCACCATCAATATGTCTATATcctatatattttataatttttttttttttttaaaaattaattttttttttttttttttttttttttttttttttttcataaactTACCACTTTTTAAAGCAACTTTAACAGCATCCCCAACCTCACCTACTTTTGCGCCATTATAAGTACCAAGACCAATCATTGGTATATGGTGAATATCATCATTCAATTTGAATGTATTTTGTGGTTGTgacatttttatatttgtattttatttatggtgaatttacaaatatttttttttacaaaaaaaaaaaaaaaaaaaaaaaaaaattaaaatattaatttagaaaACGATCtgcaaatgaaaaaaaaaataaaaaaaaaaaataaaataaaaaaaattaaaatattaatttagaaaACGACGATCtgcaaatgaaaaaaaaaataaaaaaaaaaaaaataaaataaaaaaaaaataaaaattaatttggtcCGAAAGTAGGAAATGTTTCGAGTATTAGGAAAAAAAgtgaattttaattaatttgttattaaatttgattttatttaattttttttaatttatttttttttaattttttttccaatttttttttttttcagatctGAAtctgtaaataaaaaatatttaaattaaaaaaaaaaaaaaaaaataaaaataaaaatctaaaaataaaaataaaaatctaaaaataaaattatttttttttttttctttttttaatcaaaaattttataattttgaaagaGAAGATAGTGATGGATTGGCTAACAAATATTCTCTTCTTTCTTGAGACAATGGaactatatttttaaaacttttatgtTTTGCAtctttttccaaaaaaaaaaaaaaaaaaaaaaaaaaaaaaaaaaatttaataaataaaataaatattatttatataaaagtaataatgatGGTACTAAATAATTACCTTTAGTTAATTGGAATGTAATTGTTTCAGTAGTAGTAATGAAAGCACCAGATTGTCTCATTCTTTCTAATGCAATTAAAcgatcattattattatttgaagaaacAGCATCAGAGAGAATATGAACATCATATCCATTCTCTAAGAAATCTAATGTTGATTGTAAAACACAAACATGTGTTTCAATCCCagtaattaaaattgattttaaatctttatgattttgttttaaatgattcaatacTTCATTGGTACACATTGAATAAAgtgttttttcaaatattttagtttgattattttcatttctttcttttaataaatcttcaaCTGTATGTCCTAAACCTTTTGGATATTGTTCTGTAAATATAATTGGTacttttaattcattacatatttttatctaaattgtaaattaaaaaaaaaaaaaaataataaaaaattagtatctattaattaaaaaaaaaaaaggacaAGTCTTCAAATCATACCATATATTTTGATTGACCAACtacatcattaaatttaaatatgtgattttcaaatttacttTGAATATCAcaactaattttaataaaaaaaaaaaaataaaaaaaaaaatcaataattgttgatatctaataaaagtttgaaaattaaaaatttacataAACAATAATGAAGTATTCGGTGAAAGATTTCCTACAGATTTCATTTCTGTCTACATTAAATgataactaaaaaaaataaaaaaaaaataaaaaaaatgaaaaaattaaattagtaaaaaaaaaaaaaaattaaaaaaaaaataatccaacGTGgacattattaatttgtttgtACCAAAAATaaggaaaataaataaactttggaatagagtttttttttttaaaaatgttttttttttatatttatttctttctttttattgtttttttggttttttttttttttttttttaggtttttcttttaataataaaataattgtagcattaaattttaactttgggggaaaaaaaaagtttttttttgtttcctttttatgtttttatgtttttttttttttttttttttttttttaagccatataattataaatcttTCTGTCTTGTTTTGATCTTTCAAGATATTCTCTTTCAATTAAAGATTCGATACGTTTCTTTACAATGACTGGATTTGGAACAAAACGAGATTGAAGTTGCTTGATGACTTCAGAGACAAGATTAGAGTGTTCAAGTGTTTTACGAGCTTTCATAATACGAACGATGGAAGCTTCAATTTGATGTTTTCTATCTT encodes:
- the alrB gene encoding aldo-keto reductase encodes the protein MSQPQNTFKLNDDIHHIPMIGLGTYNGAKVGEVGDAVKVALKSGYRHIDGAAIYMNEKEIGHALKEVFAEGEIKREDIFYVSKLWNSCHHASLVRKHCEKTLEDLGLEYLDLYLIHWPIAFENADPSGTTTQPLRDSDGEPVLAAVSIRETWQEMEKLVEYGLVKSIGVSNFNVQNLVDLLTYAKIKPAINQVEVHPYLSQPNLKYFCDRYGIVLTAYSPLGQGKCDLLSNETLKSIADKHNKTVANVIFKWLNQRGIVTIPKSSNPARIIENFNIFDFQLSNEDMDKINSLNSNLRTCTPANFCKIPLFD